In Solanum pennellii chromosome 3, SPENNV200, a single window of DNA contains:
- the LOC107012544 gene encoding succinate dehydrogenase assembly factor 4, mitochondrial — protein sequence MARNMGHLLKSLIELPISKVVVSKNSAGRLICSSTQGGQIKQDHHEEHDAHTLDEEEKVDYENEGNIKLEDNNDEEDTSNVNKKTGEIGGPKGPEPTRYGDWELGGRCSDF from the coding sequence ATGGCAAGAAATATGGGTCATCTCTTGAAATCGTTGATTGAGCTTCCAATATCCAAAGTTGTTGTTTCAAAGAACTCAGCTGGTCGACTCATTTGCTCTTCAACTCAAGGAGGGCAAATCAAACAGGATCATCATGAAGAGCATGATGCTCATACTTTGGATGAGGAGGAGAAGGTTGATTACGAAAATGAAGGGAATATTAAACTTGAGGACAACAATGACGAAGAGGATACTTCTAATGTTAACAAAAAGACCGGTGAGATTGGAGGCCCTAAAGGTCCTGAACCCACCCGCTATGGCGACTGGGAGCTTGGTGGCCGCTGCTCTGATTTCTAA
- the LOC107012750 gene encoding RING-H2 finger protein ATL22-like — MELHKTIALFFLLCYLISTTVVVASTGCFTSACSKDEPLIRFPFRLRNYQSLDCGYPGFNLFCDALNRTIIRLPGSPGEFTIEAINYSTQELWLNDRNNCLPQLLLNLNLSSSPFLGVYYQDFTLFNCSFDHTTLKLNPIGCLSGSNYTVYATSSMRGFDLLSKSDCKSIGTLPVPVQWPFFEQVVSSDLSGDILLTWDNPDCRICASRGGRCSLKRTAFNREIICENSRGIAFPRGARYAIIVGAGVPAMLFLIGLLCFISGRIRSCRRRAQPVLEFSSAVSPQPIVFTGLDGPTIESYPKTILGESRRLPKPDDNICPICLAEYQPKETLRTIPECLHCFHADCIDEWLRLNASCPVCRNSPMCVHGTV, encoded by the exons atggAATTGCATAAAACAATTGCTCTGTTTTTTCTCTTGTGCTATTTAATTAGCACAACAGTCGTCGTTGCTAGCACAGGTTGCTTCACATCTGCATGTAGCAAAGATGAACCATTAATCCGATTCCCTTTTCGTCTCCGTAATTATCAATCCCTAGATTGTGGCTATCCAGGATTCAACTTATTCTGCGATGCATTAAATCGAACAATTATTCGATTACCAGGTTCGCCAGGAGAATTCACAATCGAAGCTATAAATTATTCTACACAGGAATTATGGCTTAACGATCGTAACAATTGCCTTCCTCAGCTTCTCCTCAACTTAAATCTCTCTTCTTCCCCTTTTTTGGGAGTTTATTATCAGGATTTCACATTGTTCAATTGCTCCTTTGATCATACGACGCTCAAGCTAAATCCAATAGGTTGTTTGAGTGGTTCGAATTATACTGTTTATGCTACATCTTCCATGAGGGGATTTGACTTGTTGTCAAAATCAGATTGTAAATCGATTGGAACTTTACCGGTTCCTGTACAGTGGCCTTTCTTCGAACAGGTGGTGTCCTCAGATCTTAGTGGTGATATCCTGCTCACATGGGATAATCCAGATTGTAGAATTTGTGCGTCAAGAGGTGGAAGATGTAGTTTGAAGAGGACAGCGTTTAATCGAGAAATCATTTGTGAAAATAGTCGTGGAATTG CATTTCCTAGAGGCGCGCGCTACGCTATAATTGTGGGAGCTGGAGTACCAGCAATGTTATTCTTAATTGGGCTTCTATGTTTCATAAGTGGAAGGATAAGGTCTTGCAGGAGAAGAGCCCAACCAGTCCTCGAATTCAGCTCTGCCGTTTCACCACAACCCATCGTATTTACGGGCCTAGATGGGCCCACAATAGAATCTTATCCGAAAACTATATTGGGAGAGAGCAGACGTTTGCCCAAGCCTGATGATAATATCTGCCCAATTTGTTTGGCTGAATATCAGCCCAAAGAGACTTTAAGGACCATTCCTGAATGCCTACACTGTTTCCATGCAGACTGCATAGATGAATGGCTTCGATTAAATGCTTCTTGTCCAGTTTGCCGCAATTCCCCTATGTGTGTTCATGGTACCGTATAA
- the LOC107012749 gene encoding rust resistance kinase Lr10-like — protein MSHILIHLFLHLIFLTVTLAQLVTPHDQCLPTRCGDFGPVIRFPFHLKNDQPSHCGYPGFELSCTSKNITQFNLRFPIQATINKFDISISANVSVQEINYKSQTITLSDLNASCLPRQIANINSSASIFTFDPNAYGGFTLFNCSSKQKYSSASIRINCLSSPQYDVLAFRSYNSISEYPSSCTIMYNISDVPYELLYGKQEYSYTRIFLHWSQPFCGNCEEDGKYCKLKSNSETECIDIPEELSKGLSKKVTVAIVLGSLFVSVLVSLAVYKIVKLKMKKEDQKRIESFLEDYKALRPTRYSYADIKKITEQFKYKLGQGGYGKVYKGKLSNEILVAVKVLNNFKGEGEDFINEVGSIGRIHHVNVVRLVGYCADGYRRALVYEYLSNDTLQKIISSGNGRGSSSLGWEKMLQISVGIAKGLEYLHQGCNQRIVHFDIKPHNILLDQDFNPKVADFGLAKLCAKEQSAVSMTAARGTIGYIAPEVFSRNYGDVSYRADIYSFGMLLLDMIGGRNKFDDAAKAEKSSSQIYYPEWMYKQLEKGEEIAIQIEHEDENSIIKKLAIVGLWCIQWFPADRPSMKVVIQMLVGEGIPIMPPNPFGSMNSTDMKTSAERSQYSSEIQRSSVSRSDA, from the exons ATGTCTCATATATTGATCCACTTGTTTCTTCATCTAATTTTCTTAACTGTAACTCTAGCACAACTAGTAACACCCCATGATCAATGTTTACCAACAAGATGTGGCGATTTCGGTCCGGTGATTCGATTCCCTTTTCATCTCAAAAATGATCAGCCAAGTCATTGTGGATACCCTGGTTTCGAACTATCTTGtacttcaaaaaatattacTCAATTCAATCTCCGATTTCCAATACAAGCAACTATCAACAAATTCGACATTTCGATATCAGCTAACGTTTCTGTTCaggaaattaattataaatcacAGACAATAACATTATCAGACCTCAATGCTTCGTGTCTTCCTAGACAGATCGCAAACATAAACTCCTCTGCTTCCATTTTTACTTTTGATCCGAACGCGTATGGTGGATTCACTTTATTCAATTGTTCGTCAAAGCAAAAATATTCATCGGCTTCTATTCGAATCAATTGCCTTAGCAGTCCTCAGTATGATGTCCTTGCTTTTAGATCTTACAATAGTATTTCTGAGTATCCGTCATCTTGTACAATCATGTACAACATTTCAGATGTTCCATACGAGCTACTTTACGGGAAGCAAGAATATAGTTATACACGAATTTTTCTGCATTGGTCTCAACCATTTTGTGGGAATTGTGAAGAGGATGGGAAGTACTGCAAGTTGAAATCAAATAGTGAAACTGAATGTATTGACATTCCAGAAGAACTTAGCAAAG GGCTGTCAAAGAAAGTTACTGTTGCCATTGTATTAGGTAGCCTGTTTGTCTCTGTGTTAGTCTCTCTAGCAGTCTACAAGATTGTCaaattgaaaatgaagaaagaggATCAGAAGAGGATAGAGAGTTTTTTGGAGGATTATAAAGCTCTGAGACCTACAAGATACAGTTATGCAGATATCAAAAAGATCACAGAGCAATTTAAGTATAAACTTGGTCAGGGAGGCTATGGGAAAGTATACAAAGGGAAGTTATCAAATGAAATTCTTGTCGCGGTTAAGGTACTTAACAATTTCAAGGGTGAAGGGGAAGACTTCATAAATGAAGTTGGCAGCATAGGTAGAATTCATCATGTGAACGTTGTACGTTTAGTTGGATATTGTGCTGATGGTTATAGACGAGCTCTTGTGTATGAATATTTATCAAACGATACACTTCAAAAGATCATATCATCAGGGAATGGAAGAGGGTCATCATCACTAGGTTGGGAGAAGATGTTACAAATATCTGTAGGAATTGCCAAGGGACTCGAGTATCTCCATCAAGGTTGCAACCAACGAATTGTTCATTTTGATATCAAACCTCATAATATCTTGTTAGACCAAGATTTCAATCCAAAAGTTGCTGATTTTGGTCTTGCAAAGTTGTGTGCCAAGGAACAAAGTGCTGTGTCAATGACTGCTGCTCGAGGCACTATTGGCTATATCGCCCCTGAAGTGTTCTCCAGGAACTACGGAGATGTGTCATATAGAGCAGATATATATAGTTTTGGCATGTTGTTGCTTGATATGATTGGTGGAAGGAACAAATTTGATGATGCTGCAAAGGCGGAGAAGAGTAGTAGTCAGATTTACTACCCGGAGTGGATGTACAAACAACTCGAAAAAGGTGAAGAAATAGCAATCCAAATCGAGCATGAAGATGAGAACAGCATAATCAAGAAACTAGCAATTGTAGGACTTTGGTGCATTCAATGGTTTCCGGCAGATAGGCCATCCATGAAAGTTGTGATTCAAATGCTAGTAGGAGAAGGCATTCCCATAATGCCACCAAATCCATTCGGCTCAATGAATTCAACAGACATGAAGACTAGTGCAGAGAGAAGCCAATATAGCAGTGAGATTCAGAGAAGTTCTGTGAGTCGCTCTGatgcataa
- the LOC107013942 gene encoding LEAF RUST 10 DISEASE-RESISTANCE LOCUS RECEPTOR-LIKE PROTEIN KINASE-like 2.1 isoform X2, which produces MSLTNSFFATVFLFVTFITSCIAQTTSRCVPSSCGDIRDIKFPFRLRSDPQHCGKTGYELDCQNNETIFHYKSRKFYVQEINYTNFSIRLLDPSLKNQTENCSVFPEHRASYDAMTSLIFGWLRVDNDINYVNCRGQINSSLYIPTSFCSTNTNSSFSYLVVGEILQASDLAVGCRVETVAWSAAPGISPKVSSSLSSIHQALGYGFELSWRRDFLCRECGREDECVFKDNSDVATCIHYCKEDTPVSERSFGCKVEYYSAIGALMVVGITILIAVVVWQCKRRNLNTSNDHVLGNKASSSEQNC; this is translated from the exons ATGTCTTtaacaaattcattttttgctaCTGTTTTTCTATTTGTTACATTTATAACAAGCTGTATAGCCCAGACTACTTCTCGATGTGTCCCTTCATCCTGTGGCGATATTCGCGATATAAAATTTCCTTTCCGATTGAGGTCTGATCCCCAGCATTGTGGTAAGACTGGATATGAACTCGATTGCCAGAATAACGAAACCATTTTCCATTACAAGTCGCGTAAATTCTACGTCCAGGAAATTAACTATACGAACTTCTCAATTAGGTTACTCGATCCCAGCCTGAAAAATCAGACCGAAAATTGCTCTGTTTTTCCAGAACACAGGGCAAGTTACGATGCCATGACTAGCCTAATCTTCGGATGGCTTCGTGTTGATAACGATATCAATTATGTCAACTGCCGTGGTCAAATCAACTCCTCACTATACATTCCTACAAGTTTTTGTAGCACAAATACAAATTCTAGTTTTAGCTATCTTGTCGTAGGTGAAATATTGCAAGCCTCAGATTTAGCAGTCGGTTGCAGAGTTGAAACTGTGGCATGGAGTGCAGCTCCGGGGATTTCACCTAAGGTATCGTCTTCGTTATCCAGCATTCATCAAGCTCTGGGTTACGGATTTGAGCTCTCTTGGAGGCGTGATTTCTTATGCAGAGAGTGTGGGAGAGAGGATGAATGTGTTTTCAAAGACAATAGTGATGTAGCAACTTGTATTCATTATTGTAAAGAGGACACTCCTGTTTCTGAACGTTCTTTCGGATGCAAAGTCGAGTACTATTCTG CAATTGGTGCACTTATGGTTGTGGGAATCACAATCTTGATTGCAGTTGTGGTGTGGCAGTGCAAAAGACGGAATTTGAACACATCGAACGATCATGTTTTGGGGAATAAAGCTTCTTCCAGTGAACAGAATTGTTAA
- the LOC107013942 gene encoding LEAF RUST 10 DISEASE-RESISTANCE LOCUS RECEPTOR-LIKE PROTEIN KINASE-like 2.1 isoform X1, whose product MSLTNSFFATVFLFVTFITSCIAQTTSRCVPSSCGDIRDIKFPFRLRSDPQHCGKTGYELDCQNNETIFHYKSRKFYVQEINYTNFSIRLLDPSLKNQTENCSVFPEHRASYDAMTSLIFGWLRVDNDINYVNCRGQINSSLYIPTSFCSTNTNSSFSYLVVGEILQASDLAVGCRVETVAWSAAPGISPKVSSSLSSIHQALGYGFELSWRRDFLCRECGREDECVFKDNSDVATCIHYCKEDTPVSERSFGCKVEYYSVFVLVYGGIAIGALMVVGITILIAVVVWQCKRRNLNTSNDHVLGNKASSSEQNC is encoded by the exons ATGTCTTtaacaaattcattttttgctaCTGTTTTTCTATTTGTTACATTTATAACAAGCTGTATAGCCCAGACTACTTCTCGATGTGTCCCTTCATCCTGTGGCGATATTCGCGATATAAAATTTCCTTTCCGATTGAGGTCTGATCCCCAGCATTGTGGTAAGACTGGATATGAACTCGATTGCCAGAATAACGAAACCATTTTCCATTACAAGTCGCGTAAATTCTACGTCCAGGAAATTAACTATACGAACTTCTCAATTAGGTTACTCGATCCCAGCCTGAAAAATCAGACCGAAAATTGCTCTGTTTTTCCAGAACACAGGGCAAGTTACGATGCCATGACTAGCCTAATCTTCGGATGGCTTCGTGTTGATAACGATATCAATTATGTCAACTGCCGTGGTCAAATCAACTCCTCACTATACATTCCTACAAGTTTTTGTAGCACAAATACAAATTCTAGTTTTAGCTATCTTGTCGTAGGTGAAATATTGCAAGCCTCAGATTTAGCAGTCGGTTGCAGAGTTGAAACTGTGGCATGGAGTGCAGCTCCGGGGATTTCACCTAAGGTATCGTCTTCGTTATCCAGCATTCATCAAGCTCTGGGTTACGGATTTGAGCTCTCTTGGAGGCGTGATTTCTTATGCAGAGAGTGTGGGAGAGAGGATGAATGTGTTTTCAAAGACAATAGTGATGTAGCAACTTGTATTCATTATTGTAAAGAGGACACTCCTGTTTCTGAACGTTCTTTCGGATGCAAAGTCGAGTACTATTCTG TTTTTGTATTGGTCTATGGTGGTATAGCAATTGGTGCACTTATGGTTGTGGGAATCACAATCTTGATTGCAGTTGTGGTGTGGCAGTGCAAAAGACGGAATTTGAACACATCGAACGATCATGTTTTGGGGAATAAAGCTTCTTCCAGTGAACAGAATTGTTAA